gtacaattgaccactaaatggtaacacccaaataagtttttcaacttgtttaagtcggggtctacgttaatcaattcatggtacaaatatatactgtcagcataatacagtcatcacacaagttaatcatcattgatttatttacattatttacaatccggggggtgggatgaggagctttggttgatatcagtacttcagtcatcaacagagaaatggacattgaaacagtgtaggtcttacttagtaggatatgtacagccagcagagaacatagtgagttcagatagcataagaacaagtaccgtatttccttgaattgccgccggggcgctaattaatttaaaacctcttctcactcctgcgcttaccaaaggcacgcggtaaaagtaagcatgcgctaattattttcaaacctcttctcactctggcacttaccaaaggcatgcagtacaaatttgagtgtgatgtaagcatggaccttaaatcctactgaatagctcttaatcttcttccctttatgcgatttcaaattaccggtattaaaatcagactcctccattttgaaaatgatgacagggaaagtgtcactcgtgacgtcaggagtttgacctggcagtaatactaagcatgcgctaattattttgcgatgcGAGTctgacccggcagcaattcaaggcaggcgcatactatatgccttgcggcaattcaaggaaatacagtatatacattagaaatacatttgattatttacattagtaaagtgttgaagttgccaggaggtgttgttttagagcggttttgaaggagggaagagatgcacttacttttaaacctgttgggagtgtattccacattgatgtggcatagaaagagaatgagttaagacctttgttagatcggaatctgggtttaacgtggtttgtggagctccccctggtgttgtggttatggcgggcatttacgttaaggaagtagtttgacatgtacttcggtatcaggaaggtgtagcggattttatagaccaggctcagtgcaagttgtttgactctgtcctccaccctgagccggattggagtgaggtgtgatctggggttgAGGTCTTAAAGTAACCGGAAAGATGAGATTCAAACACAGGAAATGAATAAAGTacttcaaaacaaaataaagaaatgaaTTATTGTTATGCTTGTTGACTCATTGAACACTTGGCGTGAATGAATGATATGTAATCGTGATTGGATGAGGGGTGAGATTAAAAAACACTAAGCTATGCTTCTTCTGACTCATTTTCAGACTATTTTTACACCAGTGTATTCATGAGCTGTTTCAAAGAATCTATAACCATTTCTGGTCATTGTTTGTTGACATTTATAGCTGCTAGTAAAAGTCCAAAACTGTTCTAGGAACAATTTCCCCTTGTGGATCAagaaagtttgtctaagtctaatattgAAGCTTTTGTGTTTGTGCTCTGCAGTCCGCTGACCAAAGTGAAGCTCATCAACGAGCTGAACGAGAGAGAGGCTCATTTGGGAATCAACGAGAAAGCTTCCTGGCACAGCGAGTACAAGGACAGCGCCTGGGTCTATATAGGTGAGGAGAGGGTGAGCGGCGTTTCGGGGGTGACGGATTCTCACTCTCTGCTTTCCTGCAGGAGGTTTTCCATACGAGCTGTCCGAAGGTGACATCATCTGCGTCTTCTCTCAGTAAGTTGTCACGTGCAATTAGCAATTGATCGATAATCGGCATCGAGATTTGGGATTTTGGAGTATATCGACCTCagctacaacaggggtcgggaacctttttggctgagagagccaagaagccaaatattttaaaatgtatttccctaagagccatataatattttttttaacactgaacacgtgcatttttaagtaagaccaacatttccagagtataataggtctcttattctttataataacattgttattctgaagttaactgtggagggggcgtggcctgcgggcctgcagcaaagcaggatgttgccaggcccggcctcgaaatcagcgacaggtgcgtagatggcccccctgggccttgttatctaatcacctgtcgctctgttataagcagcagccaggaggagagacagggttggggctggagccagagcgcgagtgaggacgaaagagaaaaagacaattgctggaaagcaactgagagaaaaataaaataaaacaatattgtaaccctaaaacaggctcttggtggtccgaagaagccccaggagggcaagccccacactaaccaataataaatgaattatttcttaccattaatgcatgatcttgaacataaaaaaagcatgagaatattttgaacgtaatttttaacactgtgattacaagtggaattatttattacttatcgtgttaagcaatgtcagctcagatttatccgagagccagatgcagtcttcaaaagagccacatctggctccagagccataggttccctacccctgacctacaaCAATATATAGATATGATGCAAACATCAAATGCCACACCTGTCCCTCTCTCCCAGTGCCCAGGTCTTCTGCTTATCCGTcaaaattgccattttttttttgctgggaaatccagtttttgtctttCTTTCCTGGCGTCTTCCCAGTCCTGTTTAGTGTGTTTTCGCTACTCTGCAGTAATTTCAGACATAGCCCTTGTTTTTTATCTATTTATGTCTGCACCttcttttgtaaatgcaaacattCTGCACCTGTTTTGTAAAGTCAAACATTCTGCACCttttttgtaaatacaaacattttgcaTCTTATTTTGTAAATGCGAACATTCTTTCTGTAAATACTTGATGCTGACAGTATTAtctcactagtaacacaataagcagataagggattttccagaattatcctagtaaatgtgtctaataacatctgaatcgctcccactgccctgtcttttttttcttttttctagtccttcactctcactatcctcatccacgaatctttcatcttcgctcaaattaatgtggaaatcgtcactttctcggtccgaatcgctctcgctgctggtggccatgattgtaaacaatgtgaggatgtgatggagctccacaacccgtgacatcacgcgcacatcaattgctacttccggtacaggcaaggcttttttattagcgaccaaaagttgcgaactttatcatggatgttctctactaaaccctttcagcaaaaatatgatcaagtatgacacatatattggacctggtatccccgtttaaataagaaaatctcatttcagtaggcctttagatcatctcccatggcacaccagactgtatctcactagtgtgccgcagcacagtggttgaaaaacactgctctaacacACACCACCTCGAAACAAGCAGGTTACCATGACAACCGGCGGCTGGTCGCCGGTGAGCGCCGTCACTTTCTCATAAAAACCGCTGACGAGGTCACTTCCGGCGTTTCCTCGGACAGCGGGCGGTCAAGTTTGACAACGACGTCGGAATAATATTTTATAAATTTCGTATTTGTTGTGGTAAGACATGAAAGGATacagtctttttttcctttttctactCTCACTAtattcatccacaaatctttcgtcttcgctcaaattaatggggaaatcgtcgctttctcggtccgaatcgctcttgctgctggtggccatgattgtaaacaatgtgaggatgtgaggagctccacaacccgtgacgtcacgcgcacatcgtctgctacttccggtacaggcaaggcttttttattagcgactaaaagttgcgaactttattgtcgatgttctctactaaatccttccagcaaaaatatggcaatatcgcgaaatgatcaagtatgacacatagaatggacctgctatccccgtttaaataagaaaatctcatttcagtaggcctttaattaaaaaacaaacaaaaaaaaaacacctattgtgtgaattaatcaatcaatcaatgtttacttatatagccctaaatcacgagtgtctcaaagggctgcacaagccacaaggacagaTCCCACATGAACACAGCAATGATCAGCTGACGTGACGGCGGACTTTTCAGGTACGGAGAGATCGTCAACATCAACCTGGTGCGGGAGAAGAAGACCGGCAAGAGTAAAGGCTTCTGCTTCCTGTGCTACGAGGACCAGAGGAGCACCATCTTGGCGGTGGACAACTTTAACGGCATCAAGGTGGGCGTCGGCGTTGCTGGGGAAAACACGGTTTTGTTGTCTAACAGCTGCTCCACGCCTTTTCAGATCAAAGGTCGCACCATCCGCGTGGACCACGTCAGAGACTACCGCCCCCCCAAGGACGCGGAGGACATAGATGACGTCACCAAGCAGCTAAGGGAGGAAGGCTGCGCCCCCAAAGCGTCCCACACTCCCTCCGCCTCCTCCTGTGAGGACGACGAGCCGGACGTCGCCCCCGTGAAGAAGGCCAAAAAAGGTGAGGTCACTTCCCCCTTCACGTCCCGACGGACCTTCATCGCCGCTTCCTCCCTCCGCAGataagaaagagaagaagaagaaaaagaaggagaagaagacaaagaaagaaAGACAGTCTCCTCCTCCCGCCGCCGCCATCCGAGtgaaagaggagaaggaggacgGCGCCTACGACCAGTACAACCAGAGGAGGGCGCCGGCGGAACACAACGGGCAGAGAGGCGGCGACGCCAGGGAGGACGAGGACAGACGGAGAAGAGGAGGCGAGGACAGGAGAAGAGGCGACGAGGACGAGCGAAGAAGACGGAGGGGAGGAGACGAGGACAGGAAAAGAAGAGGAGGCGAGGACAGTGAGCGGAGACGGGAGGCGGACAGACACAGGAGGTGACGCGGTGTGGGCGTGGCCACCGGGACTTGATTGACATGTGGACGTCTCATCGTTCCAAAGtggattatttttattgtaaagaatgtttGTCTTTTGATGTTATCAAAACTTAGTTTGATTAAAGTCACAATTGTCATCGTTCGAACACAGAgctgtcaaacttgtttttattgagggTCACTTTGTAACCGTCAATAGTTCATGATTTtaaatatgaatttaaatatttagctttttttttttttacataaagaataaaacaaatctgtggattttactagttttttatataaaaaaaactagcagttgccagacttttacagtaaaatatatggtgtttttttatttttacaacatattgctgtaaataaaaatacagtaccgctgtttaatttaattttgggaaatccgcTGCAAGTTTTTTACCACAATAAAACATGGTACCATAAAATCAactgtggattttacagtaaaaaaaaccccaaaaactgacagttcagtccatagaattttcctgtaaaaacacaacaaacttgttttttttagatttacagtaatatggtttggaaaaaaactccctaaattttacagtaaaatctattggtcatttttatagtgtacaattgATGGATCGCTgtctttgaaatcataagttaagcagatatttaaatatttatttggattttgactaaaaaagttcaatattggacaatattttttccctgtcaaactacaaaaaaaaaactaatgcagatattaaagtatttttggggattctgacaaaaaaaaagttgaatattggacaatattttttccctgtcaaaccagaaaaaaaaaacctaatgctgatatttcagtatttatttggattttgactaaaacagttcaatattggacaatattttttccctgtcaaactacaaaaaaaactaatgcagatattaaagtatttttgtggattttgacaaaaaaaaagttgaatattggacaacatttttttccctgtcaaaccagacaaaaaaactaatgcagatatttaagtatttatttggattttgactaaaaaagttgaatattggacaatattttttccctatcaaacaaaaaaaataatgcatacatttaagtatttatttggattctgacaaaaaaaagttgaatattggacaatattttttccctgtcaaactagaaaaaaaaaacctaatgcagatatttcagtatttatttggattttgactaaagcagttcaatattggacaatattttttccctgtcaaactacaaaaaaaaactaatgcagatattaaagtatttttgtggattttgacaaaaaaaaagttgaatattggacaacatttttttccctgtcaaaccagacaaaaaaaactaatgcagatatttaagtatttatttggattttgactaaaaaagttgaatattggacaatattttttccctatcaaacaaaaaaaaataatgcatacatttaagtatttatttggattttgacaaaaaaaagttgaatattggacaatattttttccctgtcaaactagaaaaaaaaaaacctaatgcagatatttcagtatttatttggattttgactaaaacagttcaatattggacaatattttttccctgtcaaactacaaaaaaaaactaatgcagatattaaagtatttttggggattttgacaaaaaaaaagttgaatattggacaatatttttttccctgtcaaaccagaaaaaaaaacctaatgcaaatatttaagtatttatttggattttgactaaaaaGTTGACTATTGgacaacatttttttccctgtcaaaccagacaaaaaaatactaatgcagatatttaagtatttatttggattttgactaaaaaagttgaatattggacaatattttttccctatcaaacaaaaaaaataatgcagacatttaagtatttatttggattttgacaaaaaaaaagttgaatattggacaatatttcttccctgtcaaactagaaaaaaaaaacctaatgcagatatttcagtatttatttggattttgaccaaaaaagttaA
The window above is part of the Nerophis ophidion isolate RoL-2023_Sa linkage group LG04, RoL_Noph_v1.0, whole genome shotgun sequence genome. Proteins encoded here:
- the rbmx2 gene encoding RNA-binding motif protein, X-linked 2; translation: MNPLTKVKLINELNEREAHLGINEKASWHSEYKDSAWVYIGGFPYELSEGDIICVFSQYGEIVNINLVREKKTGKSKGFCFLCYEDQRSTILAVDNFNGIKIKGRTIRVDHVRDYRPPKDAEDIDDVTKQLREEGCAPKASHTPSASSCEDDEPDVAPVKKAKKDKKEKKKKKKEKKTKKERQSPPPAAAIRVKEEKEDGAYDQYNQRRAPAEHNGQRGGDAREDEDRRRRGGEDRRRGDEDERRRRRGGDEDRKRRGGEDSERRREADRHRR